The Mastacembelus armatus chromosome 9, fMasArm1.2, whole genome shotgun sequence genome contains a region encoding:
- the cmklr1 gene encoding chemokine-like receptor 1: MEYDEYYPYYAEYNYSEFLPHTPSEEQVFQPQSTCLKEVLCVSLMVVSGVIFLLGFCGNGLVIWISGFKMTKTVNTTWYLSLAISDFVFCACLPFSIANMAMEQWIFGHFMCKFVPSVMFLNMFSSIFLLVIISVDRCISVMFPVWAQNQRTVKKASIAVVLAWIFAIALTIPTMIFRDVKHHLGRAICFNRYDTDHHSHKIVAVSRFLAGFVVPFVIIIICYSIIILKLRTNRMTKSSKPFKIMTALVAAFFICWLPYHVFILLELNHNNHDHHILAIGLKVGTSLAAANSFLNPVLYVFMGNDFRRKFKSSVLSKMENAMGEEGRTTSRYLSRSSSMDGRASTHI, translated from the coding sequence ATGGAATATGATGAGTATTATCCATATTATGCAGAATATAACTACAGTGAATTTCTTCCTCACACTCCATCTGAGGAGCAGGTTTTTCAGCCCCAATCGACGTGTTTAAAGgaagttttgtgtgtgtcactgatgGTGGTCAGTGGGGTAATTTTCCTGCTGGGCTTTTGCGGAAATGGATTGGTCATCTGGATTTCTGGATTCAAGATGACGAAGACGGTCAACACCACCTGGTACCTGAGCCTTGCTATTTCTGACTTTGTCTTCTGCGCCTGCCTCCCATTCAGCATCGCCAACATGGCAATGGAACAGTGGATCTTTGGACACTTCATGTGTAAGTTTGTCCCCTCTGTTATGTTCCTCAACATGTTCAGCAGCATCTTCCTCCTGGTTATCATCAGTGTCGACCGCTGCATCTCAGTCATGTTTCCAGTTTGGGCCCAGAATCAGCGCACAGTTAAAAAGGCATCTATTGCTGTTGTTCTTGCCTGGATTTTTGCCATCGCTCTGACTATTCCCACTATGATCTTTCGGGATGTTAAGCATCACCTGGGCAGGGCCATTTGCTTCAACAGATATGATACAGACCACCACAGTCACAAGATAGTTGCAGTGAGCCGCTTCCTTGCAGGGTTTGTTGTCCCtttcgtcatcatcatcatctgctaCTCAATCATCATCCTCAAACTTCGCACCAACAGGATGACCAAATCCTCCaaacctttcaaaataatgACTGCCCTTGTTGCTGCTTTCTTCATCTGCTGGCTGCCCTACCATGTTTTTATCCTACTTGAGCTAAACCACAACAACCACGACCACCACATTTTAGCCATCGGACTCAAAGTAGGGACTTCTTTAGCGGCAGCAAACAGCTTCCTCAAtcctgttttgtatgttttcatgggCAATGATTTCAGACGGAAGTTTAAGAGCTCTGTGCTCTCAAAGATGGAGAACGCGATGGGAGAGGAAGGCCGGACCACCAGTCGATATCTGTCCAGGTCCAGCTCCATGGATGGCAGAGCCTCTACACACATTTAG